Genomic segment of Hemiscyllium ocellatum isolate sHemOce1 chromosome 19, sHemOce1.pat.X.cur, whole genome shotgun sequence:
CGGATAATGGGGTCGGAACAGAAACACAGACCACGACAACACCCGGACACCGAGGGGTGGACGGGCTTCCGGCGGAAATCACATCCAAAGGAAAGGAGCGGCAGAAAATTGAAAGGTGCATAGTGAGAAAGCTGTCAGTaaatctgtctctgtgtgacactgtggtacagtactggtggggacaggtctgtcactgtataacactggggtaccgtGCTAATGTACACAGGTCAGTCTCTGTCTAACCCTGGGGTGCAGtaatggtggggacaggtctgtctctgtataacactggggtacagtactggtatgGACAGATCTGTATccgtataacactggggtacagtactggtggggacaggtctgtcactgtataacactcgtGTACAGTACAGGAGGGGACTGGTCtatcactgtataatactggggcacggaactggtggggacaggtctgtcactgtatcacactggggtacggtactggtggggacaggtctgtcactgtatcacactggggtacggtactggtggggacaggtctgcgtctgtataacactggggtacagtactggtggggacaggtcagtcactgtataatactggggtacagtacttgtggaaacaggtctgtctctgtctaaCCCTGGGATACAGTACTaggtgggacaggtctgtctctgtataaccctggggtacagtactggttgagACAGGTGTGTCTCTGTCTAAccctgggatacagtactggttgggacaggtgTGTCTCTGtctaaccctggggtacagtactggtggggacaggtctgtctctgtataacactgggatacagcactggtggggacaggtctgtctctgtataatactggggtacagtactgctgggggacaggtcagtcactgtataacactggggtacaatactggtggggacaggtctgtcactgtataacactcgtGTACAGTACAGgaggggactggtctgtcactgtataacactggggtccaGTGCTggtagggacaggtctgtctctgcaTAACAGTGGAGGACAGTAGTGGATTGGACAGGTCTTTCATTGTATAACACagcggtacagtactggtgggaacaggcCTGTctctgtataaccctggggtacagtactggtgggaacaggtctgtctctgtctaaCCCTGAGGTGCAatactggttgggacaggtctgtctctgtataacactggggtacagtactggtggagacaggtctgtaattgtataacattggggtacagtactaatGGACACAGATCTGTctctgtataatactggggtacagtactggaggggacaggtctgtttctctattacactggggtacagtactgctgggggacaggtcagtcactgtataacactggtgtacggtactggtgggggtcaggtctgtctctgtataacactggtgtacagtactgctggggacaggtcagtcactgtataacactggggtacagtactggtatgGTCAGATCTGTATccgtataacactggggtacaatactggtggggacaggtcagtcactgtataacactcgtGTACAGTACAGgaggggactggtctgtcactgtataacactggggtccaGTGCTggtagggacaggtctgtccctgcatAACAGTGGAGGACAGTAGTGGGTTGGACAGGTCTTTCATTGTATAACGCggcggtacagtactggtgggaacaggcCTGTctctgtataaccctggggtacagtactggtgggaacaggtctgtctctgtgtaacACTTGGGtatggtactggtggggacatgtctgtccctgcGTAACACTtgggtacagtattggtggggacaggtctgtctctgtataacactggggtacagtactgctggggacaggtcagtcactgtataacactggggtacagtactggtatgGTCAGATCTGTATccgtataacactggggtacaatactggtggggacaggtcagtcactgtataacactcgtGTACAGTACAGgaggggactggtctgtcactgtataacactggggtccaGTGCTggtagggacaggtctgtccctgcatAACAGTGGAGGACAGTAGTGGGTTGGACAGGTCTTTCATTGTATAACGCggcggtacagtactggtgggaacaggcCTGTctctgtataaccctggggtacagtactggtgggaacaggtctgtctctgtctaaCCCTGAGGTGCAatactggttgggacaggtctgtctctgtataacactggggtacagtactggtggagacaggtctgtaattgtataacattggggtacagtactaatGGACACAGATCTGTctctgtataatactggggtacagtactggaggggacaggtctgtttctctattacactggggtacagtactgctgggggacaggtcagtcactgtataacactggtgtacagtactggtggggacaggtctgtctctgtgtaacACTTGGGtatggtactggtggggacaggtctgtaactgtataacagtggggtacagtactaatgtacacaggtctgtctctgtataacactggggtacagtactggtggggacaggtctgtccctatataacactggggtacagtactggtggagacaggtcttTCCCTGTACAACTctggggtacagcactggtggggaAATGTCTGTCCCTGCGTAACacttgggtacagtactggtggggacaggtctgtccctatataacactggggtacagtactggtatgGACagatctgtctctgtataacactgggatacagtactggtggggacaggtctgtccctgtataacactggggtacagtactggtggggacaggtctgtctctgtataactctggtgtacagtactggtggggacaggtctgtctctgtgtaacACTTGGGTACgggactggtggggacaggtctgtaactgtataacactggagtacagtactaaTGTACACAGGTCTGTcacctgtataacactggggtacaatactggtgggcacaggtctgtctctgtataacactgtggtacggtactggtggggacaggagagtcactgtataacactgaggtacggtactggtggggacaggtctgtgtctgtataacactggggtacagtactggtggggacaggtcagtcactgtataatactggggtacagtacttgtggaaacaggtctgtctctgtctaaCCCTGGGATACAGTACTaggtgggacaggtctgtctctgtataaccctggggtacagtactggttgggacaggtgTGTCTCTGTCTAACCCTGGGATACAGTACTagttgggacaggtctgtctctgtataaccctggggtacagtactagttgggacaggtctgtctctgtataaccctggggtacagtactggttgggacaggtgTGTCTCTGtctaaccctggggtacagtactggttgggacaggtctgtctctgtatgacactggggtacagtactggtggggacaggtctgtccctgtataacactggggtacaatactggtgggacaggtctgtctctgtataacactggtgtacagtactggtggggacaggtctgtctctgtgtaacacttgggtacagtactggtggggacatgtctgtccctgcGTAACACTtgggtacagtattggtggggacaggtctgtctctgtataacactggggtacagtactgctggggacaggtcagtcactgtataacactggggtacagtactggtatgGTCAGATCTGTATccgtataacactggggtacaatactggtggggacaggtcagtcactgtataacactcgtGTACAGTACAGgaggggactggtctgtcactgtataacactggggtccaGTGCTggtagggacaggtctgtccctgcatAACAGTGGAGGACAGTAGTGGGTTGGACAGGTCTTTCATTGTATAACGCggcggtacagtactggtgggaacaggcCTGTctctgtataaccctggggtacagtactagttgggacaggtctgtctctgtataaccctggggtacagtactagttgggacaggtctgtctctgtataaccctggggtacagtactggttgggacaggtgTGTCTCTGTCTAACCCTGGGGTGCAatactggttgggacaggtctgtctctatataacactggggtacagtactaatGTACACAggtttgtcactgtataacactggggtacaatattggtgggcacaggtctgtccctatataacactggggtacagtcatggtggggacaggtctgtccctgtataactctggggtacagtactggtggggacatgtctgtctcTGCGTAACACTtgggtacagtattggtggggacaggtctgtcactgtataacactggtgtgtagtgctggtggggactggtctgtctctgtataacactggggtacagtgctggtggggaccggtctgtctctgtataacactggggtccagtgctggtggggtcaggtctgtctctgtataacactggagtacagtaccggtggggacaggtctgtcactgtataacattggggtgcagtactggtgtgGGCTGCTCTGTCACTGTACAACCCTGGGATACAGTACCAGTGGGGACTGGTCTATCACTGTATACCACTGGCATACAGTTccggtggggacagatctgtctctgtataacactggggtccagtgctggtggggacaggtctgtctctgtataacactggggtacagtactggtggggacaggtctgtctctgcataacactggtgtacagtactggtggggacaggtctgtctctgtgtaacacttgggtacagtactggtggggacatgtctgtccctgcGTAACACTtgggtacagtattggtggggacaggtctgtctctgtataacactggggtacagtactggtatgGTCAGATCTGTATccgtataacactggggtacaatactggtggggacaggtctgtcacgtATAACACTCGTGTACAGTACAAgaggggactggtctgtcactgtataacactggggtccaGTGCTggtagggacaggtctgtctctgcaTAACAGTGGAGGACAGTAGTGGATTGGACAGGTCTTTCATTGTATAACGCggcggtacagtactggtgggaacaggcTTGTctctgtataaccctggggtacagtactggtgggaacaggtctgtctctgtctaaCCCTGAGGTGCAatactggttgggacaggtctgtctctgtataacacttgggtacagtactggtggggacaggtctgtctctgtataatactggggtacagtactggaggggacaggtctgtttcgctattacactggggtacagtactgctgggggacaggtcagtcactgtataacactggtgtacggtactggtggggacaggtctgtctctgtataacactggtgtacagtactggtggggacaggtctgtctctgtgtaacacttgggtacggtactggtggggacaggcctgtaactgtataacagtggggtacagtactaatgtacacaggtctgtctctgtataacactggggtacagtattggtggggacaggtctgtccctataTAACacttgggtacagtactggtggagacaggtctttccctgtataactctggggtacagtactggtggggacatgtctgtccctgcGTAACACTTGGGTACAGTattggtgaggacaggtctgtcactgtataacactggggtacagcactggtggggaaaggtctgtctctgtataacaccgGGGTACAGTatcggtggggacaggtctgtcactgtataacactggggtacagtactggtggggacaggtctgtcactgtataacactggggtacggtactggtggtgacaggtctgtccctgtataacaatGGGATACAATACTGGTGGTGAGagttctgtcactgtataacactggtgttcAGTatcggtggggacaggtctgtccctatataacactgtgatacaatactggtggggacaggtctgtcactgtataacactggggtacggtactggtggtgacaggtctgtccctgtataacaatGGGATACAATACTGGTGGTGAGagttctgtcactgtataacactggtgttcagtactggaggggacaggtctgtcattgtataacactacgtgaaatgtgatgaggatgttaggagattacagggtgacatggacaagttaggtgagtgggcagatgcatggcagatgcagtttaatgtggataaattttaggggtttagatagggttgacagtgagaacctttttccgctaatggagtcagctgttactagggggcacagctttaaattaaggggtggtaggtattggacagatgttaggggtagattctttactcagcgggttatgagttcatggaatgccctgccagtagcagtggtggactctccctctttatggtcatttaagtgggcattggataagcatatggagtttattgggctagtgtaggttaggtaggcttcggtcggcgcaacatcgagggccgaagggcctgtactgcgctgtatttttctatgttcaatgttctataaaTGTATGGGTTATCCACTTTTGTGGTAAGAACTGGAAAGccgattactacctcaatggaatcaatttaggtaaaggggcagtacagagagatctgggtgttcttgtacaccagtcaatgaaggcaagcatgcaggtacagcaggtagtgaagaaggcacgtagcatgctggccttcataacaagaggaattaaatatagaagcaaagaggtgcttcggcagctgtacagtgccctggtgagaccacacctggagtactgtgtgcagttctggtctccaaagttgaggaaagacattctggttattgagggagtgcagcataggttcatgaggtcaattcatggaatggcgggattaccttacactgaaagactgaagcgactgggcttgtatacccttgagtttagaagactgagaggtgatctgattgagacatataagattataaaaggattggacactctggcagcaggaaacatgtttccgctgatgggtgagtgccgaaccagaggacacagcttaaaaatacggggtagaccatttaggacagagatgaggagaaactacttcaccaagagagtggtggctgtgtggaatgctgtgccccagagggcagtggaggcccagtctctggattcattgaagaaagagttggatagagctctcaaagatagtggaatcaagggttatggagataaggcaggaagaggatactaattcagaatgatcatccatgatcatattgaatggcggtgcagactcaaagggctgaatggcctactcctgcacctactgtctattggTGTATAGCACcagtgaggacaggtctgtcactgtataacactggggtacaatactggtgggggacaggtctgtctctgtataacactgggataccgTACTGAtagggacaggcctgtcactgtataacactggggtacagtacgtGTGGGgaaaggtctgtctctgtataacactggggtacagtatcggtGGGGACTGGTCTATCACTGTATaccactgggatacagtactggtgggacaggtctgtcaatgtataacactggggtacagtacccgtgtggacaggtctgtcactgtataaaacTGGAGTACAGTACGGGTGGctacaggtctgtcactgtataacactggggtacagtactggtggggacaggtctgtccctgtataacactggggtacagtactggtggggacaggtctgtccctgtataatactggggtacagtattttGGGGAAaggtctgtcactatataacactggggtgcagtactggtgcggacaggtgtgtcactgtataacactggggtacagtaccggtggggacaggtctgtctctgtgtaacactgggTGCAGTACTGGTTttgattaattacagtgtggaaacaggctcttcagcccaacacgtccacaccgacccgccgaagcgcaacccacccatacccctacatttaccacttacctaacactaagggcaatttagcatggccaagtcacctgacctgcacatctttggactgtgggaggaaaccggagcacccagaggaaacccacgcagacatggggagaacggtcaaactccacacagtcagtcacctgaggcaggaattgaacccgggtctcaggcgctgtgaggcagcagtgctgaccactgtgccaccgtgccgcccacagtgatGTGGACAGGTCCCTCACTGTCAGACACTGATGTGTAGTACTGGTATAGAAATTTCCATTCCAACTGTCTTTTCATTTTTTCCTGCAGTTGCTGCCTACTGTTATCTTGGTCCAGCTACCATGTCAACGTTATCCAATTATGCACGGCGTATGATGCGCCTGAGCTCGCAGATATTTCAGGAGGTTGTGCGGCCTACTGATGAGCGTTCGATGAAGGTGGTGAAACTGTTCAGCGAGCAGCCCCTGGCACTGCAAAAGCAAGTCTATGACTGGTACCCTCAGCACAACCAGTACTATGCACTCATGAAGAAACTACGATTGTTCGGTTTGTACAGGTACTCACACTCCCACTTAGACACTTTGTCAATTAAGCTCTACCCACCCATGGATTGTTACAATGCTCTGCTTGGTATCTTGCAGCAGATGTCAGAGtaacatggtgactcagtggttaccacGGCTGCCTGATTGTGCCACAATTGAAGTTGCTTCCACCACAGTCTGGCCAAGGTGTACCAGATCGAAGCTATGCACTGCCGTGCAAGTCTTACTTTGTGTCACCacctatttgtttttttttgacattcACCTTAAATCAGTGCTGTCTTGTTCTCAACCCTTTTATTAATAGGAACAGGCTCTGTCAATCCATTCTGTCCTCGTGATCCTCAACACCTTTGTTAAATCTTCTCATAACCTCCTCTTCTAGGTGTAGATAGTGTTCTCTAATCTCTTCATGTAACTGAATTTCTTCATCTCTAGTGTCATTCGTGACAATCTTTTCAGCGCCCTGTTTTATTGtcgtcacatccttcctaaagtatgaTGCTGAGAACCTGATggaatactccagctgaggccaaacttttattttagaaataaTTCATCACAACCTTCTTGCTTTTGTGCTTTCTGCCTTGTTACGAAGCCTAGGATCATACATGTCTTATTCACAATCAACTCGACATACCACTAACAGCAGTGTGTGCATGTACCCCGAGGTACCTCAGCTCCTACACTCCTTTTTGAAAGTATCATTCAGGTTATATTGTCACTAttttggcggcatggtggcacagtggttagcactgctgcctcacagcgccagagacctgggttcaattcccgactcaggcgactgactgtgtggagtttgcacattctccccgtgtctgcgtgggtttcctccgggtgctccggtttcctcccacagtccaaagatgtgcaggtcaggtgaattggccatgctaaattgcccgtagtgttaggtgaaggggtaaatgtaggggtatgggtgggttacgcttcggcgggtcgatgtggacttgttgggccgaagggcctgtttccacactgtaagtaatctaatctaaaaaaaaaattattcctaCTAAGCGGTTGcatgttaaatttcatctgccacctgACTGCTTATGTTTACTTGAAGTCTATTGAGATCCTCCTCAAGTTCATAATACTTCCAAGTTATGTGCCATCTGTAAGTGCAGTCTGTATTGGgagaggtgttgccatggaaaaTACACAAGTTAGGTAATAACTGATGGTTAATTGCCATGCTAGTCTAGAAGCTAAACAAGACATCATTCCGAGAAATGAAAAGAGGGGCTGAGAATTGCTGAGTTGATTGGGTGGAATGTATATAAGTTATTTTAGCATGCAAAGTGCAAGGCCCTATCTATTATTATAGGTAACCTCCAAGGCTTGCAAGGACACAGCACTGTGAGCCCAAGTGACAATCCTAAATTTCAGCTTAATTCATGACACTCTCAAGGCTATTTGGCAAATTGCAGAAACGCATCGAATGTTAGACATTGGAGTTTGGAAAGCACTGGCTGGGTGGGTATGGTCAAGTGCTTTGTTTGTTGCGAGCTGTGAAACATTTCAGTAAAAGCTGTAGATCAGGATGTGAGGGTACAATCATTAGGAAAGCGTTACTGATAAAACTGGTGGAAGTACTTGCTGATAGGTTCCtgagtcctgatggacttcctcCTGGAGTTTTAAAAGAGATGAATGATTAGATTGAGGATGTATAGAGTTATGCGGGATGGCAGTAGTTCCTTAggttcaactcattcatgctgactggatatcttaaatcaatctagtcccatttgccttcatttcgcccatatctctctacacccttcctattcatatactcatccaggtgtTTTTTAAAAGCTgtcattgtactagccttcaccacttcctctggcatctcattccatacttgttccaccctctgcgtgaaaaagttgctccttaggttcctttaaatctttcccctctaaccttaaacctatgccgtctagttttggactcccctaacctagAGAAaaggatcttggctattcacccaatccatgcctgccatgattttataaacctctgtaaggtcatgcCTCAGCTTCTGTCACAAAAGggaaaaaagccctagcctattcagcctctccctgtagttcaaatccttgtaaatctttgtgctccctttcaagtttaacaatgtctttcctatagcagggagactgttctgtacagccacatcgtgacatcccaactcttatactcaatgcactgaccaataaagacaagcatgccaaacaaCACCTTCATCACCCTGTGATCCCACCTTCATTAACTATGGACCAGCACTCCAAGGTTTGCATCACTTTCCAAAATTCCGGAGATTCAGGAAAGGGTCCATCTGGACGTAGCATCCCTCTATTCAAGAAGTGAGGAATCAGATAATAGGAAATGGTAGGTCACTGAGCATGATGTCTGTCACAGGGACGGTGAATTCATCATCAAAGGTGTTATAGTTGTGCACTTAGAAAAACTCCGGGTAATCAGGAAGAGTCAGCCTgactttgtgaaaaggaaatgatGTTTCATTAATTTGTTGATATTGTTTGAAGGAGTAATGTTCTGTGGATTAAGTGGAGCCAGTTGATGTttaggataagtacatgaaaagaataggtttggagggatatgggccaggagcgggcaagtgggactagtttagtttgggattatgttcggcatggactagttggagtgaaggatctgtttctatgctgtatgactccatgactgtatgccTCCATTTGGAATTCcagaagatgtttgacaaggtgccacattaaCTGTTGTTTAGTGAAGTGGGAGCTCACAGTATGGGGAGTGACATTAGTAGTGTGGTCAGAAGATCCACTTGCCAGCCAATCTACACACCCCTCTCAAATGTTTTCTCCTTCACATTAGCATTTCTTGTGTTCTgaagtcagttc
This window contains:
- the mrps33 gene encoding 28S ribosomal protein S33, mitochondrial isoform X1, which codes for MYTVAAYCYLGPATMSTLSNYARRMMRLSSQIFQEVVRPTDERSMKVVKLFSEQPLALQKQVYDWYPQHNQYYALMKKLRLFGLYRDEHEDFKEEMRRLRKLRGKGKPKKGEGKRALKKK
- the mrps33 gene encoding 28S ribosomal protein S33, mitochondrial isoform X2, whose protein sequence is MSTLSNYARRMMRLSSQIFQEVVRPTDERSMKVVKLFSEQPLALQKQVYDWYPQHNQYYALMKKLRLFGLYRDEHEDFKEEMRRLRKLRGKGKPKKGEGKRALKKK